A window from Herbaspirillum sp. meg3 encodes these proteins:
- a CDS encoding tetratricopeptide repeat protein yields the protein MDSLSQVGAGSEALLQLLEQAIGFHTAGDLQKAEKIYREVLVQDPVHPIALHYLGIFLYQNGQDEEGVQNIRLSCALQPDNAAWHNDLGNVLFALREFEEASEAYQASLDAAPHDHIVWNNLGSSQLQHGDTDGAIESFKQALELDADFGPALIHLGNIYEAAGDKMNSAHYQCRAFVLPPHEGKSKQMLGISYYFLGRLQEAAAHYRDWMSEEPDNPIPAHMFAACAQQDVPERASDSYIEKHFDRYAETFNANLVDSLAYRGPELMQQALQVVGVPAKQFDVVDIGCGTGLCEPIIAPYARSLIGVDLSGKMLEQAKARGGYDHLFKQEITDYMTGKTASADLVFSADTMIYFGDLGKVFQTVASTLREKGYFLFTVESDAEAGDQGAGFSLHPSGRYRHSLSYVKRCLNQFGFELLDVKDAVLREEIRQPVLGMVVVARRKS from the coding sequence ATGGATTCTCTTTCCCAGGTGGGGGCCGGTAGTGAAGCGCTGCTGCAGTTGCTGGAGCAGGCAATTGGTTTTCATACCGCTGGCGATCTTCAAAAAGCAGAAAAAATTTATCGCGAGGTATTGGTACAAGATCCGGTGCATCCCATCGCACTGCATTACCTCGGCATTTTTCTCTATCAGAACGGCCAGGACGAAGAGGGCGTGCAAAATATCCGCCTGTCCTGCGCACTGCAACCGGATAACGCCGCCTGGCATAACGATCTCGGCAACGTATTGTTTGCGTTGCGCGAGTTCGAAGAGGCTTCCGAGGCCTACCAGGCATCGTTGGACGCAGCACCGCATGACCACATTGTCTGGAATAACCTGGGATCGTCTCAGCTGCAGCATGGCGACACGGATGGCGCAATTGAGTCTTTCAAGCAGGCGCTTGAGCTGGATGCCGATTTTGGCCCGGCGCTGATCCATCTCGGGAATATCTACGAAGCCGCTGGCGACAAGATGAACAGCGCGCATTACCAGTGCCGCGCGTTTGTGTTGCCACCGCATGAGGGCAAATCGAAGCAGATGCTCGGCATTTCGTACTACTTCCTTGGTCGTTTGCAGGAGGCCGCGGCACACTACCGCGACTGGATGAGCGAAGAGCCGGACAATCCGATTCCTGCCCATATGTTTGCCGCTTGTGCGCAACAGGACGTGCCGGAACGCGCGTCGGACAGTTATATCGAAAAGCATTTTGACCGTTATGCGGAAACCTTCAACGCCAATCTGGTCGACAGCCTGGCCTATCGCGGTCCGGAATTGATGCAGCAGGCATTGCAAGTGGTTGGCGTACCGGCCAAGCAATTCGATGTGGTCGACATCGGCTGCGGCACGGGCTTGTGCGAGCCGATCATTGCTCCTTATGCGCGTTCGCTGATCGGCGTTGATCTATCTGGAAAGATGCTGGAACAAGCCAAGGCGCGCGGCGGCTACGATCATCTCTTCAAGCAGGAAATCACCGATTACATGACCGGAAAGACAGCGAGCGCGGATCTCGTTTTTTCGGCGGATACGATGATCTATTTCGGCGACCTGGGAAAAGTATTTCAGACAGTCGCGAGTACGTTGAGAGAGAAAGGTTATTTCTTGTTCACCGTCGAGAGTGATGCGGAAGCTGGAGACCAAGGAGCTGGTTTTTCTTTGCACCCGAGCGGTCGCTATCGTCACAGCCTGAGTTATGTGAAGCGCTGCCTGAACCAATTTGGTTTTGAACTGCTTGATGTCAAAGACGCCGTGCTACGGGAAGAAATTCGGCAGCCTGTACTGGGCATGGTGGTGGTGGCACGGCGTAAGTCTTGA
- a CDS encoding amino acid deaminase, which translates to MSDTNYQNTWQSGIIDPLNKGIGTLTAPVAPNAANALPWNLLKEDLSLPTAVLYEERLSHNLDWMQRFVTEYGVKLAPHGKTTMAPKLFARQLATGAWGITLATAHQTQVAYHHGVRRVLMANQLVGKQNMNIISRLLEDPSFEFFCLVDSADLVDQLGRFFSERKQTLNVLLELGPVGGRTGVRNNEQQATVLAAVKRWEGNIALSGIEVYEGVLKEEADIRLFLQRAVQCAKDLAGQGYFSHRSAQKPVVLTGAGSAWYDVVAEEFAGADIGVPLDVVLRPGCYLTHDVGVYRAAQEQIQTRNPVAKKMRSELLPALQLWAYVQSIPESEKAIITLGKRDAAFDAGLPLPVKRFRPGQDKAPVESPSHWEVTGMMDQHAYLKINAGDDIKVGDMIAFDISHPCLTFDKWRHLPVLDGKFNVIDIVQTFF; encoded by the coding sequence ATGAGTGATACAAACTACCAAAACACTTGGCAAAGCGGCATCATCGATCCGCTGAATAAGGGTATCGGCACCCTCACGGCACCTGTTGCACCAAATGCAGCCAATGCCCTGCCCTGGAATCTCCTCAAAGAAGATCTGAGCCTGCCGACCGCCGTTTTGTATGAAGAGCGCCTGTCGCACAATCTGGACTGGATGCAACGCTTTGTCACGGAATACGGCGTCAAACTGGCGCCGCACGGCAAGACTACCATGGCGCCCAAGCTGTTTGCACGCCAACTGGCGACCGGCGCCTGGGGCATCACGCTGGCGACTGCGCACCAGACTCAGGTAGCCTACCACCATGGTGTGCGCCGCGTGCTGATGGCCAATCAGTTGGTCGGCAAGCAAAACATGAACATCATTTCGCGCCTGCTGGAAGATCCCTCTTTCGAATTTTTCTGCCTGGTCGATTCGGCTGATCTGGTCGATCAGCTTGGCCGCTTCTTCTCGGAGCGCAAACAAACCCTGAACGTACTGCTGGAACTCGGCCCCGTCGGCGGCCGCACCGGCGTGCGCAACAACGAACAGCAAGCTACCGTGCTGGCAGCCGTCAAACGCTGGGAAGGCAACATCGCGCTGTCCGGCATTGAAGTCTACGAAGGCGTATTAAAAGAGGAAGCCGATATCCGTCTGTTCCTGCAACGCGCGGTGCAATGCGCCAAGGATCTCGCCGGACAAGGCTATTTCAGCCATCGCTCGGCGCAAAAACCGGTGGTGCTGACCGGTGCAGGATCGGCCTGGTATGACGTGGTCGCAGAAGAATTCGCCGGCGCCGACATCGGTGTCCCGCTGGACGTCGTGCTGCGTCCCGGTTGTTATCTGACGCATGACGTCGGTGTCTATCGTGCTGCGCAGGAGCAGATCCAGACCCGCAATCCGGTGGCAAAAAAAATGCGCAGCGAATTGCTGCCGGCGCTGCAGCTGTGGGCTTACGTACAATCGATTCCCGAATCCGAGAAGGCCATCATCACGCTGGGCAAGCGCGATGCCGCCTTCGATGCCGGCCTGCCTTTGCCGGTCAAACGTTTCCGCCCCGGTCAGGATAAGGCGCCGGTCGAGTCACCGTCGCACTGGGAAGTCACCGGCATGATGGATCAGCATGCTTACCTGAAGATCAACGCAGGCGATGATATCAAGGTCGGCGACATGATCGCTTTCGACATCTCGCATCCCTGCCTGACGTTCGACAAATGGCGTCACTTGCCGGTGTTGGATGGCAAGTTCAACGTCATCGACATCGTACAAACCTTCTTCTAA
- a CDS encoding PLP-dependent aminotransferase family protein, with protein sequence MDMQPLPLNTGPTPQALSELVPTAAGQLNSSGQSQQPSQPIYRRLAEHYLSAIQAGTLAAGDRMPSVRDLMRQQHVSLSTALQTLRYLEEGGWLEARPRSGYFVRQPRRAQIRPVGEPNISAPLDPAQYVGIHEQVSDFIARRHLKAPTIDLSGMSCAPELYAVDALKNAAIKALREQPTLLTSPMPINGNSHFRQVVARRALNAGIRISADDVVVTHGCIEALNLALRAVAQAGDTIAVESPTYFGLLQTLESLGMRALEIPTSPHTGISIEALELAIQTYGNIKAVVVVPTLQNPLGCIMSDSHKERLVNLCEQQGVPLIEDDAYSELADGDVAPSAAKIWDRSGNVIYCASLNKVLAPGMRLGWMTCGKWNERVKMLKFAYTRANEEWTQITAANYMGSPAYDRHLRRLRSSLKDQREQMAEAIAEYFPDETRLSVPNGGVGLWVELPRGLSSKAVFAAALDESIGVSPGVIFSNSDRFDHYLRLCCGKPFTRELDQALRRLGVITAQLLG encoded by the coding sequence ATGGACATGCAACCACTACCTCTCAATACCGGCCCAACGCCGCAAGCTTTGTCCGAACTCGTGCCGACTGCTGCCGGCCAACTGAATTCGTCTGGTCAGTCACAGCAACCGAGTCAGCCAATCTATCGACGTCTGGCAGAACACTATCTCTCCGCGATTCAGGCAGGAACATTGGCTGCCGGTGATCGCATGCCTTCGGTACGCGACCTGATGCGGCAGCAGCATGTCAGTTTATCCACGGCGCTGCAGACTTTGCGCTATCTGGAAGAGGGGGGCTGGTTGGAGGCACGTCCGCGCTCCGGGTATTTCGTCCGGCAGCCGCGGCGTGCGCAAATTCGTCCGGTGGGCGAGCCGAATATCTCTGCACCGTTGGACCCTGCACAATATGTCGGCATCCACGAGCAAGTTTCCGACTTCATCGCGCGCCGGCATTTGAAGGCGCCCACCATTGATCTGAGCGGCATGAGTTGCGCACCTGAACTGTACGCAGTCGATGCTCTGAAAAATGCTGCCATCAAAGCCTTGCGTGAACAGCCGACCTTGTTGACCAGCCCCATGCCGATCAACGGTAACAGCCATTTTCGCCAGGTCGTGGCACGCCGTGCGCTCAATGCCGGCATTCGCATCAGCGCTGACGATGTCGTGGTGACGCATGGCTGCATCGAAGCGCTCAATCTGGCGCTGCGCGCCGTGGCGCAGGCCGGCGACACGATCGCCGTAGAGTCGCCGACCTATTTCGGACTGCTGCAGACACTGGAAAGCCTTGGCATGCGCGCCCTGGAGATCCCGACCAGTCCGCATACCGGTATTTCCATCGAGGCGTTGGAATTGGCTATTCAAACTTACGGCAACATCAAGGCTGTGGTGGTGGTGCCGACATTACAGAATCCGCTGGGATGCATCATGTCGGACAGTCACAAGGAACGTCTGGTCAACCTGTGCGAGCAGCAGGGGGTGCCGTTGATTGAAGACGATGCTTACAGCGAGCTGGCAGATGGTGACGTAGCGCCGTCGGCAGCCAAGATCTGGGATCGGAGCGGCAACGTCATCTATTGCGCCTCCCTGAACAAGGTCCTGGCGCCCGGCATGCGGCTGGGCTGGATGACGTGCGGCAAATGGAATGAGCGGGTCAAGATGCTGAAATTCGCCTATACCCGCGCCAACGAGGAATGGACGCAGATCACTGCGGCCAACTACATGGGTTCGCCAGCATACGACCGTCATCTGCGCCGCCTGCGCAGCAGCCTGAAAGACCAGCGCGAACAGATGGCAGAGGCGATCGCAGAATATTTTCCCGACGAAACCCGGCTGAGTGTTCCCAACGGCGGCGTCGGCTTGTGGGTGGAACTGCCGCGCGGGCTGTCGTCGAAGGCCGTATTTGCAGCGGCATTGGATGAAAGCATCGGCGTGTCGCCGGGCGTGATTTTTTCCAATTCAGACCGTTTTGACCATTATTTGCGGCTGTGCTGCGGCAAGCCTTTCACGCGTGAACTGGATCAGGCATTGCGCAGGTTGGGCGTGATTACCGCACAACTGCTGGGCTAA
- a CDS encoding MurR/RpiR family transcriptional regulator: protein MAQAFDIVSRITERSGQLRLAEQKVAEAILNDLSSAASASIGELAQKAGVSLASVTRFAKAMGCRDVREFKFMLAQAVAVGQRFFDGVKTIPPGQPPELADVVYNDIHAVLEVNRALLNPDALHRAAELLRDARMIYSFGMGGGSTMLSDEARYRLVRLGRPVATYHDALLQRMVAATLDKADVLLVFSTTGNVPEMLTNCEVAKEYGVKMIGITALGSPLAGMVDVLLPIKALETDFIFKPSSSRYAMMMALDMLVLELALLQKDRSQEQLRRLKYVLDMHRGGGDRQPLGD, encoded by the coding sequence ATGGCACAAGCTTTTGACATTGTTTCACGCATTACCGAGCGTAGCGGACAATTGCGGCTTGCAGAGCAAAAAGTCGCCGAAGCAATTCTCAACGATTTATCCAGCGCGGCCAGCGCCAGCATCGGCGAGCTTGCGCAAAAAGCCGGAGTCAGTCTGGCAAGTGTGACGCGGTTTGCCAAAGCGATGGGTTGCCGCGACGTACGTGAGTTCAAGTTCATGCTGGCGCAGGCTGTTGCAGTCGGTCAGCGTTTTTTTGATGGTGTGAAGACCATTCCACCCGGGCAGCCTCCTGAGCTCGCCGATGTCGTCTACAACGATATACATGCCGTCCTCGAAGTCAATCGCGCGCTGTTGAATCCGGATGCCTTGCATCGTGCTGCAGAGCTGTTGCGTGATGCACGCATGATCTATTCATTTGGCATGGGTGGCGGTTCGACCATGCTGTCGGATGAGGCCCGTTATCGTCTGGTGCGTTTGGGGCGTCCGGTGGCAACATACCACGATGCCTTGTTGCAGCGTATGGTCGCCGCCACGCTGGACAAGGCTGATGTGTTGCTGGTGTTTTCTACGACCGGCAATGTGCCGGAAATGCTGACCAACTGCGAAGTCGCCAAGGAATATGGCGTCAAGATGATCGGCATCACCGCGCTGGGTTCGCCGCTGGCAGGGATGGTCGACGTGCTGTTGCCGATCAAGGCGCTGGAAACCGACTTTATTTTCAAGCCATCGTCGTCGCGCTACGCCATGATGATGGCGCTGGACATGCTCGTGCTGGAACTGGCGCTGCTGCAAAAGGACCGAAGCCAGGAGCAGTTGCGGCGCCTCAAGTATGTACTCGATATGCATCGCGGCGGCGGTGACCGCCAGCCGCTCGGAGATTGA
- a CDS encoding sugar kinase has product MSNKILAYGEAMVEFNQSIEDPRYYLEGFGGDTSNFCIAAARQGADTGYVSAVGDDHFGKSLQALWQTEKVDTTHVGVMPGVASGVYVVTHDDEGHHFNYLRTGSAASRYTIEQLPLHAIADAKVLHLSGISLAISESACDAGLVAMAHARKNGTLTSLDTNLRLRLWSLERARAKMAEAFTLCDICLPSWEDVSALTGLDDRDAIVDKLLAYGIKLIAFKLGKDGCYVATPTERRLVAPHVVDALDATGAGDCFGGAFVAQIVEGKDPFTAARYANVAAAISTTGYGAVAPIPLADQVNTVVSRLG; this is encoded by the coding sequence ATGAGCAATAAAATCCTCGCCTACGGCGAAGCAATGGTGGAGTTCAACCAAAGCATCGAAGATCCTCGCTATTACCTGGAAGGTTTCGGCGGCGACACCTCCAACTTCTGTATCGCAGCAGCACGCCAGGGCGCCGACACCGGTTATGTCAGCGCGGTCGGCGACGACCATTTCGGCAAGAGCCTGCAAGCCCTGTGGCAAACCGAAAAAGTCGATACGACACACGTCGGCGTGATGCCGGGCGTGGCGTCGGGCGTCTATGTTGTCACGCATGACGACGAAGGCCATCACTTCAACTACCTGCGCACCGGCTCCGCCGCCAGCCGCTACACCATCGAACAGTTGCCGTTGCACGCAATTGCCGACGCCAAGGTGCTGCATCTGTCCGGTATCAGCCTCGCCATCAGCGAAAGCGCCTGCGACGCCGGTCTGGTAGCCATGGCGCACGCGCGCAAGAACGGCACGCTGACCTCACTCGACACCAACCTGCGTCTGCGCCTGTGGTCACTCGAACGCGCCCGCGCCAAAATGGCCGAGGCCTTTACACTATGCGACATCTGCCTTCCAAGCTGGGAAGACGTCAGCGCGCTGACGGGATTGGACGACCGCGACGCCATCGTCGATAAATTGCTGGCCTATGGCATCAAGCTGATCGCATTCAAACTGGGTAAGGACGGATGTTACGTCGCAACGCCGACAGAGCGCCGTCTGGTCGCACCGCACGTCGTCGATGCGCTGGACGCCACCGGCGCAGGCGACTGCTTTGGCGGCGCTTTCGTCGCGCAGATCGTTGAAGGCAAGGATCCATTTACCGCAGCACGTTATGCCAACGTGGCGGCGGCGATTTCAACCACGGGTTATGGCGCCGTCGCCCCCATTCCCTTGGCAGATCAAGTCAATACCGTCGTGAGCCGCCTCGGCTGA